CCGGTTCATCCGCGCGACATCATTCGTCCAACTCTCGGGCAAGAACAGGCGCAGGCCCACCATCACAGGCACTTCGCGCGATGCCAGCGTCACCGAAACAAGCGACTGGCAGTTGGACGTCTTGCCAAGCGAGGAAGCATATTGCGCCGCCACGCCAACCGAATGGCTGCCCTTTTTCGGCAGCGCCGTGTCATCGATGACAAGATAACCGGCATCATCCCCCACCAGACGGTCGGCCTCCTTCAGGAGAACGGCTTCAAGCGGTCCACTTTCCCAAACGCCGTCAGAGACAAAATGATGGAGTTGGTCATAGCCAAACTCGCCATCGCGGGCGGCCATCGGCTGGACACTCTTGCGGTCACCCGGGCCAATCAGGCCTGCAATATAGGCAGGGCACAGCCGCATCCGGGTCTTATGCCGCAAGGCCACCAGGAAGGGCGTCAACCAATCTTCCAAATCTACGCGCCAATGTTCCGACATCGCCAGTCTCCTTAAAGCTGGCTCTCTATGAATCACGCAATGTCAGCCGGGGGAATCCTCAAAATTCATTTTCTGCCAAAGTAGTGCTAGATGATTTGGCGGATATAGCTGTCGATTTAGCTGAAGTCATCGCCGTATCAGAGAAGTATGGGGAGGCCGCAGGACAATATGCATTTGTCGAAAGCTATCGCATCCACTGGGGATACCACCTGCGTCAATTGCAGGTCTATTTGCATTGTCAAATGACTGGCTACTAAGCGCTAAATAGAATGCTTGTCGCGCATTTCAGCAAGAAATGCGTCGAAATCAAACTCTATCGAGGGACCGCTCTCCTCCCCGACAATTAATGCGGCGCGCAGGGCTTCAAGTTTCGCTAACTGAACCTCGTCCAGTTGATCGTCTTCTGCCATGGCCATTCTCAGGTTCATGGAATTGAGAAGAAGAAAATATCACAGAAAACTATAGGGGTCGATATCGACCACCAGCCGGATGGCGTTGGGGCGTTTGATCGCCGCCAGCCAGTGGTTCACAAAGGCCTGCAAATCGCGGTTACGGTCAGCACGCACAAGGAAACGCTTGCGCCATTGCCCGCGCACCAGAGCCAGCGGCGCATCCGCCGGGCCGTAAACATCGACCCCTTCGGTATTGGGAATAAACAGCGCCAGTTCACGCGAAAAGCGATTGAGCAGGTTCTGGTCCTTGGCAGAGAGGATCAGCGCCGCCAGCCGCCCGAACGGCGGGAACTTGGCGATCTCGCGCGACATCAACTCATAGGCATAGAAGGCATCACGGTCCTGATGCGCTAAGGCCTGCATCACCGGATGTTCCGGCGTATAGGTTTGCAGCACCGCCTTGCCCGGCTTGAGCTTGCGCCCCGCCCGTCCGGTGGCCTGCGCCAATAGCTGGAAGGTGCGCTCGGCGGCGCGCAAGTCCCCGCCTTTCAGCCCCAGATCGGCATCAACAATCCCGACCAGCGTCAGGTTGGGGAAGTTATGCCCCTTAGCGGCCGCCTGGGTGGCGATAATGATATCGATCTCGTTGTCTTCGATCCGCTTGATCAGGGAAGCCGATGAGGCGGCATCCGGCGTGGTGTCGGACGAGAACACCTCGGCGCGTGCCTCCGGAAAGCGCGCGTGCACCTCTTCCAGAATCCGCTCCACCCCCGGCCCGACCGAGATCAGACTATCTTGCGCCCCGCAATGCGGACAGGTTTTGGGCTTGCGCATAGAAAAGCCGGTCAGGTGACAGACCAACCGCCCCGAGGCGCGGTGCTCGACCAGCCAGCTATCGGTATTGGGCGAGGTCATCTTCTCGCCGCACGCCTTGCACAGCACCAGTGGCGCATAGCCGCGACGGTTGAGGAACAGCAACACCTGTTCCTGCCGACGCAGGGTGGCGATGATCTCGCCCACCAGCGTGTCGGACAGCCACATCTGCTCGCCGCGTCCGCCCTTGGCCGGCGTGTGCACCTTCATGTCGATCAGGGATATATCGGGCAGTTGCGCGATGCCGTGGCGCTGTTCCAGCCGTATCCAGGCGTAACGGCCCTTTTCGGCATTGGTCAGGGTTTCCAGCGACGGCGTGGCCGAGGCGAGGATGACCATGGCGCCATCGAGCCTTGCGCGGAAAACCGCCAGATCGCGGGCATGGTAACGCGCGCCTTCTTCCTGCTTGTAAGAGCCGTCATGTTCTTCATCGACCACGATCAGGCCCAGGCGCTGATAGGGCAGGAACAGCGCCGAGCGCGCGCCGACCACCAGCCGCACATGCCCCTTGGCCACGCCTTCCCAGATGCGCCTGCGGTTACCGTTGGAGATATTGGCGTGCCATTGCGCCACCTCGACGCCGAAGCGCGCCTCAAGCCGCCCCAGCACGGCTTGAGTCAGGGCGATTTCCGGCAGCAGGATCAGCACCTGTGCGTCAGGATCAGAGCGCAGCAGATCGGCGACGGATTCGAGATAGACCTCGGTCTTGCCCGATCCGGTAACGCCATCGAGCAGGACCGGCGCGAAGGCGTGTTTGTCCTGTTCCATGCGCAAAAGCTGATGCGCCGCGCCTTGCGAGTCATTGAGACGGGCCGGCGCGAAATCAGGATTGGGCTGCGGCCACACCTCTTCGCGCGCCAGATCGACCTTACGCAGCACGCCTTCCTTTTCCAGTGCCGACACCACGCCGGTCGAGACGCCGGCTGCCATGGCCAGATCGCCAAGCCCCATGGGCACCAGCGCCGTATCGAGCACGGCCTGTCTGGCCTTGGTCATGCGGCCAGGCTGTTCGCCGGTCAGCACATAGCCCTGTTTGGGGGCAGCGCGCGGAATTTTCAGCGCGCGCAGGCAGCCATTGAGGAAGATGCCGGGCGGGGTCAGGGTCCAGCCGGCCGCCCAAAGCCAGAAAGTGAGGCTGGCTTCCGGCACGATCGGATCATCGAGTTTCGCCAGCACCGCCTTGAGGCGCGACAGATCCTCATGGGTTTCCGGTGTCTCAAAGCCGATCACCAGACCGCGCACCTTGGCATGGCCCAGCGGCACGATCACATGCTCACCGGCCGCTAAGGACATACCGGCCGGCAGGGCGTAATCCAGCGCCTCGGCCATCGGCGCCAGCACAACGACCTTAACGATCGTGGTTAATTTTTCATTGAAAAGGGAAGGATCGGGAGGGGCCGGACTCATGGTTTTAGCGTCTAGCACGAAATCCCCGGCTTTGTCATAGCCGGATGCGGAAAGCGCTTCACAGACGCACAAAGCCGCTTTAAGGTAAGCGCAGTAATTGACGGTAGAGACGCATTTTATGAGCTCCGACGGTGGCCTGACCTCCCTTGATCTCGACGACTGGCAGGCCCTGCGCCGCCATCTCGTTCGTAATGCGTCCGAATTCGCCCCGGAAATCGCCCGCGACAAGGCGCTGCTCGAAGCGCTCGGCCTCCAGCCCAAATCGCGTCATCTGATCGATTTCGGCCCCGCCGCGCTGTCGCGTCTGGAAGCCCGCGCCATGAAGGATTTCGATGTGCGCCGGCAGTTGGAAATGACCGCCAAGGCCAATTTCGACGCCCAGAGCCAGACCCACGGCATGACGCTGAACCTAATGGAGGCGCGCAATCATTCCGATCTGGCCCGCCGCCTCAATGATGAAGCACGCAACCGCTTCGGTCTCGTCGCCGCCACCATCGCGCTCGAAGACACCGCGCCGGTGCCGCTGGGCTGGAAAACGCTCGATTACGGCGGGGTTGACTATATCGTCGGCGAAAACGGCCTGTCGCTGCTTGGCCCCGACGCCGTTTGCCGCGTGCTGTTCGATGACGACGTCAAGCGCATCAAATCGGCCGCCGTGCTGCGCATCGCCCTGTGGCGCGAAGGCCGCCCCGGCCTCGTCGCTTTCGGATCGAGCGATTTTGACGGCTTCTCGCCGGACATGGGCGCCGAACTGGTCGCCTTCGTGGCGCGCGTGGTCGAGCGCGTGGCGGACCGCTGGCCGGTTTTGGCGTAATGACTTCGGCCCGCGAGTTTCGCAACTCGAAAAAGCTTTGGGCAAGCTTCCTGATGATAATCATTTTGCTGCTTGCCGCAGCCCTCTTTTTTCGTCGGGACATCCTCCTGGCTATGCCTTTTAGCGACCATACGCCTTGTCATGATATGTCCGATAAGGACGCGCTCATGATAGCTGGTCGTAGCTTCGTAGAAGGAAGCCCTACCGAATGGGAGGCAGACATCAGGCGGGACAAAGCAATAGCCGAAATAGATATAATCTACACAGATAAAGCCTCCGGGATGCAAACCAGCGTCTTGCGCATAGACGAAGAGTGCGATGCCAAATGGTTGAATTACGATCCTTATAAATGAGTTTCTTACTACTACTTTTCAAACCCGGCCTCGGCGATAAACAAATCCTTAGGATTTGGCCTTAAAATTATCCACATGCCCACCTATATTAAGGTTTCAAGGATGCCCCCCTGCGCCTATGAGGCCCCCCTCCTCAACGCCCCCCCAAGGTTTGGCGTGGAGATAGCCCTCTCACCACTCCTGCCCTTCCGTAAGGATGGGGAGGGTGGCCACCCCGGCGCAGGGGGGATGTTCTTGTGACCCCCTCCCTTTTCGATGCCCAGATCCGCTGGATAAGCTGGCTCAAGGACCAGAAGCGCTGCTCGCCGCGCACGCTGGAAGCCTATGCCCACGCCCTGCGCTACTATCTCGATCATTTGAGCACCTCCCTGCGCACCGACCTGACGCTGGAAGATGTCGTGACCGTCTCCTCGGGCGATATTCGCGGCTGGATGGCCCACCTCCGCGGCAAGGATGAGCCCTTGTCGGCGCGATCCCTGGCCCAGCACCTCTCGGCCATCAAGTCGTTTCACAGCTTCCTCGACCTGCATTTCGACATGCCCAACGCCCAGGTGGCGCTGATGCGCGGCCCGCGCCTGAAAGCCACACTGCCGCGCCCGCTCACGCAGGATCAGACCCTGGGCCTGCTCCACGAAAATCAGATGGACTCGGACCGTGACGACTGGGAAAACGCCCGCGACGAGGCCGTCTATATGCTGCTCTATGGTCTGGGCCTGCGCATTTCCGAAGCGCTCTCGCTACAGGTAAAGGACGCCCCGCTTGGTGATACCCTGCGCATCGTCGGCAAGGGCAACAAGATGCGCGCCCTGCCGGTGCTGGCCGCCGTGCGCGACGCCATTGAGGCCTATCGCGCGCAGCAGCCCTTTACGCTCCAGCCGCAAGACAAACTGTTTCGCGCCAAACGCGGCGGCGAACTGTCACCGCGCCATGTTCAGGCCAGTGTCCAGCACCTGCGCTCGCGGCTGGGTTTGAGCGATCGCGCCACGCCACACGCCCTGCGCCATTCCTTCGCCACCCACCTGCTCGGTTCCGGCGCCGACCTGCGCTCCATTCAGGAACTGCTCGGCCACGTGTCGCTCTCCACCACGCAGAAATACACCCAGGTCGATACCGAGAAACTGCTCAGCGCCTATGCCGCGGCGCATCCTAAGGGATAAACGCCAAGCCCCGTTACTTCAGAAGGCCCTGTTACTTCGCCATCGCCAGCGGACTGGCGGGCGGACGCTCGACAAAGCCGTTCTTGTAGACCGCATTGATCAGATGGCGGTGGGTGACCAGATCCTTCTGCGCCTGTTCGCCGAAATGGGCGATGCGGGCGAAAAGCTGATCGGCCAGCGCCTGCTGTTGCAACGAACCGCGCGCGGCATCGAACCGGGTGTCGAAGTTCATGCCGTAGAGGATGTACTGATAGCTGAAGAAGGCGAAACTCTCGTGGTCCAGCACGAAATCGAAGCGTGACGGCGGGCGATGCTTCCAGATATCCAGCAGATCGCGCAGGTGTTGCGGGATCGAGTCCGGCCGGGTGTTATCGACCCAGAAGGGCTCGGTGCGCTTGCTCAGGGCATAGTGCAGCTTGATGAAGCCGATGATGGTGTCATAGCGACGAACCATCAGATCGTTGAAGATCGCCGCCGAAGCGTCGATAGGGCCGTGATACGGGAAGAATTCGACGATCTTGTTGACCGCCAATTCGATCAGCACCATGCCGGTC
The window above is part of the Asticcacaulis sp. MM231 genome. Proteins encoded here:
- a CDS encoding DUF484 family protein translates to MSSDGGLTSLDLDDWQALRRHLVRNASEFAPEIARDKALLEALGLQPKSRHLIDFGPAALSRLEARAMKDFDVRRQLEMTAKANFDAQSQTHGMTLNLMEARNHSDLARRLNDEARNRFGLVAATIALEDTAPVPLGWKTLDYGGVDYIVGENGLSLLGPDAVCRVLFDDDVKRIKSAAVLRIALWREGRPGLVAFGSSDFDGFSPDMGAELVAFVARVVERVADRWPVLA
- a CDS encoding tyrosine recombinase XerC, translating into MTPSLFDAQIRWISWLKDQKRCSPRTLEAYAHALRYYLDHLSTSLRTDLTLEDVVTVSSGDIRGWMAHLRGKDEPLSARSLAQHLSAIKSFHSFLDLHFDMPNAQVALMRGPRLKATLPRPLTQDQTLGLLHENQMDSDRDDWENARDEAVYMLLYGLGLRISEALSLQVKDAPLGDTLRIVGKGNKMRALPVLAAVRDAIEAYRAQQPFTLQPQDKLFRAKRGGELSPRHVQASVQHLRSRLGLSDRATPHALRHSFATHLLGSGADLRSIQELLGHVSLSTTQKYTQVDTEKLLSAYAAAHPKG
- a CDS encoding primosomal protein N', translating into MSPAPPDPSLFNEKLTTIVKVVVLAPMAEALDYALPAGMSLAAGEHVIVPLGHAKVRGLVIGFETPETHEDLSRLKAVLAKLDDPIVPEASLTFWLWAAGWTLTPPGIFLNGCLRALKIPRAAPKQGYVLTGEQPGRMTKARQAVLDTALVPMGLGDLAMAAGVSTGVVSALEKEGVLRKVDLAREEVWPQPNPDFAPARLNDSQGAAHQLLRMEQDKHAFAPVLLDGVTGSGKTEVYLESVADLLRSDPDAQVLILLPEIALTQAVLGRLEARFGVEVAQWHANISNGNRRRIWEGVAKGHVRLVVGARSALFLPYQRLGLIVVDEEHDGSYKQEEGARYHARDLAVFRARLDGAMVILASATPSLETLTNAEKGRYAWIRLEQRHGIAQLPDISLIDMKVHTPAKGGRGEQMWLSDTLVGEIIATLRRQEQVLLFLNRRGYAPLVLCKACGEKMTSPNTDSWLVEHRASGRLVCHLTGFSMRKPKTCPHCGAQDSLISVGPGVERILEEVHARFPEARAEVFSSDTTPDAASSASLIKRIEDNEIDIIIATQAAAKGHNFPNLTLVGIVDADLGLKGGDLRAAERTFQLLAQATGRAGRKLKPGKAVLQTYTPEHPVMQALAHQDRDAFYAYELMSREIAKFPPFGRLAALILSAKDQNLLNRFSRELALFIPNTEGVDVYGPADAPLALVRGQWRKRFLVRADRNRDLQAFVNHWLAAIKRPNAIRLVVDIDPYSFL